In Fusarium verticillioides 7600 chromosome 6, whole genome shotgun sequence, the sequence GGTCCACTCCAGTCGCTCGATACCTCGTCGGTAGAGCTGAGGAACAGCCAACGATACCTTGTCAGACACGTCCTGATCCAGAACACCCATAATAGCGACAGGGACCGAAGTAAAGAAGAGGTTAAACATGAGAATGTATGTGTAGTCGAAGAGATATGTCATATCCATATCACAATAGATCTCGTACCAGAAAATGGAAAAGGTCCAGACCATGTTCTTGTAAAAGAAATTGCTGATACTCTCTGCCAGACGGCGGTATGACCATCGACCATGGACGAGCACCAGTCTCTGAAGGAATCGGAATTGAGCAATAGCATAGTCAGAAGACATGGCCGCTTGACggccttcaacaccagcaatACCGACACCAACATCGGCTTCCTGGATCATGGCAACATCGTTGGCACCGTCACCAATGGAAAGGGTCATGACATCGAGACCGTTCTTGACCATAGCCACAACGGCAGCCTTCTGCGCAGGACTGACTCGACAACAGAGAACCGACTTGCACTGCTTGCAGAGCAGGAGAAACTTTTGCTTCAGGCGGTCGTTGAGTACCCATCGGAGTGTGAAACCATCAATGACAAGTCCGTGGGTTGGGGCAGGCGGTTCGtggttcttcttggcaagcGCGAGATCATGATCGCTACCAGTAATGCCAAATGTCTGAAGGTTGTCATCCAATAGTCTTTCTGCCATGTCAAAGAAGGTCTCGTCGGTGATCTCGCCtgtctcgtcctcgtcgacctTGAGGTGAATCAGTTCCATGTCGTTGTTCAGAAGGTTACAAGAGAAGCCGATATTAATAGCAGTCTCAACTTTGTCGCCAGTGAGAACCCAAAGCTTGATGCCAGCATTGCCCAAGAGAGCAATTGTGTCGGGTACCCCATCTTGTAAACGATCCTCGATGGCGGTACCACCAATAAGGTAGAGATCTTGTTCAATCAGCTCGGCCACTGATTCTAGCTTCTCTTCCCGCTCTTCgagagcagaagcagctgcaTCGtgttctttcttccaagctcgGTAGTCCTGCTCGGAAACTTCCTTGTGGGCAATACACAGTGTTCGAAGACCTTCCCGGGCAAACATTTCGAGATGCTCAGCAGTCGTCTTTCTGAGCTCCTTCTGTTCGCCTCGTTTCAGGCGAGAGTAGATGATGCTGTCTGCACCTTTGCAGAAGAGAACGATGCGACCATCAGGCATCCGGACAATTGAACTCATTCGCTTTCGACTAGAGTTGAATTCAAGTGTGTTAAGAATTTGATAATGTCGGTCCTGGCCCATCACGTTCAGATTGATGCCTTCACCAGAGCTTCCGAGAACAGTGAAACCCATATCACGAGCAGTGGCAAccaaggcttcttcatctggtgACTGTGCCTTGAAAATCATTTTTGGTTTGTCGccatcaaccttctcagcCATTACAGTATGACAGAGAGCCAGGGCTAGCATGAAATACTCGTTGGCTGCCTGCTGCTCGGGGCCTGACTCACCAGAGAGATCGGAAACGAAATCAGGAGCAATGAATGTCAAAGCCTCGTCGTGAAGATATGGGTTGTCGTGAATTTTGCGAAGACCAGCAAGCGCCCGAACCTTGGCGTCAGCAATCTCGGCGCGAACCCTCTCTCcttccttctcaacatcaatgcCAAGTCGCTTCTGCATTCCTGCCTGAGCTTCCGTGTAAGCTTCTCCATATGGCTGTCCATTGATCGTTGCCTTCTTGAACTCCATGACGTTTTGCGTGAGAGTACCGGTTTTGTCGGAAAAGATGTATTCGATTTGGCCAACATCGTCCGAAATATTCCATGACTTGGGAATGCATGGTTGATCGATCGGCTCATAGTACATCTCCACATCGCTGTAGATAAAGATAGCCTGCAAGGTTCGCACAATTTCCAGGGTGATATAGAGTGAAATGGGCACCAAGTTCTGAAACAGAATGATTGCAGCCCAGAAAGTGATAAATCCGCTCATAGCTGGTTTGCCACCAATGGATCCGAAGTCGAAGAAGTGAAGAGACGCATCTGTCTTTGCCCATGCCACGCCGTTTATTATAGCGGCGAGCAAACACATGATAAGCAAGATACCAAAGTTACACACGACATTGAAGTTCATCTCTCGAGCAATGCGAGCACGCTTACTAGGAGTGATACCGGCGTTCATCATGATTTTGGTGTCATGTCCGGTGTAAACAACTACACCAACAATCCACTCAGTATTCCGGAGGTTGCATCCACGTAGGAGGAGATTGTCGATGGTAATAGGTTCCGTCATGTCCTCGGGCTCGTCGTCGAGATAGCCGGGGACATTCTGCTTCCACTTGATGGCACCGTTATACTTGTAGAGGTTTGGCTGAGGTCCCTCGCTTTCGATCACAAACTCTGCACGTTCGCAGTCTCTGGCATGCTTTAGACCTCGGCCGCAACGCAAAGCCTGACGGACTTTCAGGTTAGTTTCGCCGTCCAGATTTTTGGTTTCGACATAGCAACCTCCATCAGGATCGGAGGTAGATAGGATGATGACATCCGCGGGCAATTCTTCGTCATTATATATACGAACGAAATCGCCAACGACGAGACTCTTCCAGGTATCCTTTTGAAATCGGGCACCGGATGGGGGGTGGTTGTAGTTGATAATATCAGACTTCATCTGCGATAAAGCTGCTGCGCGCTTGGCATCTTGCTGGTCGGGCATCTCAAATTGTGCAGGTGTGGCCTGAGGTGAAGGTGACGGAACAGGAGTCATCTGAATGTCCTCTCGGGCGGACATGAAGGACTCACGGCCGGTGAAAGGCGATGCAATGGACTGTCTCATGGATTGACGAGTTCGGTGCGTCTCGACTGAAGGCCGAGGCGCATCATCCTCCGCAGGGCCGGCCTTCCGCTTcgccctctcttccttcgCCTTCTTGGACCACAGAGATTGAGTTGCTCGCCAGATAGAACCGAAGAATTTCGAATTGGCCTTCTTGAATTGACGCCACATGGAAACGTCGCCCTCCAAAACATTGACGTTGTTCCAGTTTCGTAAGCGGTGGACAGGAGCATTGTTGAGTTCGATGTCGAGAATAGTTCGTCGGTAATCCTCGATGGCATCCTTGATAGCAGTTACTGCAATAATGAAAATCAACGGAACGGCGTTGAGACCTGGATTGACACCACCAAAAATCGGGAAGATCTAATTCAAGGTTAAGGTTACTCGCGAAGGTAAAGGGGGCCGGATGGTCAACTTACGACCAGGAtaaccaagaacaagaaaaatATATTAGCAACGTTGTGGAATTGGAACCACAAGTTTTTAGGAACGAATGATAGAGGCGTATATTTGGCTGTTCGGATTTTATTTCGCGTGAAGACTTGAGTGGGATGTCCGTTTTCATCCAAAAGCTCTTCAGGCAGTGGCTGGTTGAAGAATAAGGTGCGGTTCTCGTGATCCTCGTCCGCCTCACCACCATTCAGGTCTTCGGGGTTTGCTTGGGGCGGTTGGCCATCGTCACCGTGAGGGTCGGATCCGTCGGAGGGGGGATTCTTCTCATTGGAACCTGTCTTCTTATGTCCCATACGCTCGAGCAGAGAATTGCGTTTGTTGTTACTGCTGTTGACACTCTTTCTTTGTGTGGCCCATCGCGATCTTTGGGTGGCACTGAGGGCCTGCGGGTCAAGGTGGCCGTcagaggttgttgttgtggtcATGATGAAGTCGCGGGCAAGCGCCCGATCGGCCCCTCGATGCCAGCCAGATTGGGGAAACTgaacaagtccaagtcgGAGTCGagagaagcgaaaggcgTGTGATTAAGCGTATATGGTACAAAGTCGAAGTGAATGGAGCAGGTACAATTGAAGCAACACCAGCTGCTTGTCGAGTCAAAGATTACTGTTGGCGGCGACGATGTGATAAAGTCGAGTGTGAAACGGCTTCGCCAGGACCGTTTGAAGATCGTCGAAACGGTACAAGAAGGTGAACGTGGAGAGAGTAAAGGtaaggttgttgatggtgacgagATGGGACTGACGAGAAGAAACGAACGGGCTGGCTGGGAGAAGGTACGGGTACAAGGGGAATTGAATTGTGTAAGCAAAGGCAATGGGCGATGGAAAGAACGGGGCGGCAAGGGAAAAAAGCTACGGTGGACTTtggagagacgagagaccCTCCCCGGGCCCCGTCCCGTCCGCCAGTTAAAGCGAGAGGCAGCGAGAGAGCCTGAGACTCTAGCACTCTGGGATAGCCATTTCTGGGTGGTACCCGCTCGAGACAACCGCTGGGACTCGCTGAGGAGCGCTGCTGAAGGGAAATGGGTAGTGGAGAGTGGGTGTCGGGGGCGTGGGTCGCAGGCTTTCTTGTGGGTGGGTGTGCGTGGGGAGTCTTGATCCCGGCCCATCCGACGCACTCTTTCATCTGCCCGGAATGTACCCCCTAAGTACCCATGGATCTGCTCCTGCATACAGAttggatatggatggatgcttgcattggatggattggattcTCACGATTGCGATGCGCTGTCTCGCATTGTGTACTAACTGATGCCTAGCAGCTAAGCTTCTTTGCAGTGCTTACATACCTACCCTCTACCTTGCCTTGACAGCCTTAACAAGGCGGTGTTGTCGCATTGCTGCTATACATTCAATGTCATTCATTATCCACCCACAAACAGCATCCATCACGAACAAAGTGTCTTCTACTCAACGGACTCCAGGCTTTTAGCACGGTACTTTCGGGCATCTGCCATACCTGACATGCCGACTGAACTTAGTACTGTACTCCCTGGTTCCCGTCATGGATAGTTAACTTCTCAGCGGTACGGATAGGCAACGGTCAAAATCCAATGGAACCTATGGATCACTTGCCTCCCAGCGACCTGCAGAGTCCAGTGGTCCACTAACGCCGGCGCCACGGTTCTAACGGAAGTCGTCGGGAATTTCGACTGTGTTGTACAGTACTGCCCTCAGCAGCTAACTAGGCTGTAGAACTATCTTGGTCTAACGTGAATAGATCAGTCAtacctcagccttgggaaCATGGGCGGCTCCCTCGGGCATTCAGTGTATGCGTCTTGCGGCGTGGTCGGCCGCTACTTATCCCCGACACTCCTGGTGTTTTTTCTTTCTACATttggagttggagaatgGGAAACTCCAACAGAGGCTTGTCAGCCAGGGGTCTATTTATTTACCTTGACACGACTACAACACAACAAAATGCGCTGCAACGGTTTTTCAGTATTAAACATACACTGAGCCCTTCCACTATATCTGCGTCTTTTTAGGAAGTCTTCGTGACCTAGCTTCGAATAAATCACTCGGCCCTTGGCGAACTTTGTTAAGAGCTTGCTGCGATCTATTGCTGCATACGCCTCCAGCTGGCATTTACTGCCCCCTTGAAGCACCAGCTAGCCAACCCCTTGCAAAGGGGGGAACCTACAATAGGTCGCGCCTAAGATTTGCCAAGGATATAATCAAGTGAACGGCGACCCTGGATATCCGATGCGTGTTTTCTGTCAAGATTCGTTAGTCTTGTTCGAACCATCGTGAGTTTTGAGGGTTTTGAGTACCTAAACTTTAGGTATACCTACTAACCTGGGTATCCAATGTCCATGGATGGAAGCTCCGGCTCCGTCGCCTCCGTGGATGGACTCCGCATACGGGCATTTCACCAATCCCTTCCGGCCGTGACTATTGTCATTGCAACCAAAGAT encodes:
- a CDS encoding phospholipid-translocating ATPase; this translates as MTTTTTSDGHLDPQALSATQRSRWATQRKSVNSSNNKRNSLLERMGHKKTGSNEKNPPSDGSDPHGDDGQPPQANPEDLNGGEADEDHENRTLFFNQPLPEELLDENGHPTQVFTRNKIRTAKYTPLSFVPKNLWFQFHNVANIFFLFLVILVIFPIFGGVNPGLNAVPLIFIIAVTAIKDAIEDYRRTILDIELNNAPVHRLRNWNNVNVLEGDVSMWRQFKKANSKFFGSIWRATQSLWSKKAKEERAKRKAGPAEDDAPRPSVETHRTRQSMRQSIASPFTGRESFMSAREDIQMTPVPSPSPQATPAQFEMPDQQDAKRAAALSQMKSDIINYNHPPSGARFQKDTWKSLVVGDFVRIYNDEELPADVIILSTSDPDGGCYVETKNLDGETNLKVRQALRCGRGLKHARDCERAEFVIESEGPQPNLYKYNGAIKWKQNVPGYLDDEPEDMTEPITIDNLLLRGCNLRNTEWIVGVVVYTGHDTKIMMNAGITPSKRARIAREMNFNVVCNFGILLIMCLLAAIINGVAWAKTDASLHFFDFGSIGGKPAMSGFITFWAAIILFQNLVPISLYITLEIVRTLQAIFIYSDVEMYYEPIDQPCIPKSWNISDDVGQIEYIFSDKTGTLTQNVMEFKKATINGQPYGEAYTEAQAGMQKRLGIDVEKEGERVRAEIADAKVRALAGLRKIHDNPYLHDEALTFIAPDFVSDLSGESGPEQQAANEYFMLALALCHTVMAEKVDGDKPKMIFKAQSPDEEALVATARDMGFTVLGSSGEGINLNVMGQDRHYQILNTLEFNSSRKRMSSIVRMPDGRIVLFCKGADSIIYSRLKRGEQKELRKTTAEHLEMFAREGLRTLCIAHKEVSEQDYRAWKKEHDAAASALEEREEKLESVAELIEQDLYLIGGTAIEDRLQDGVPDTIALLGNAGIKLWVLTGDKVETAINIGFSCNLLNNDMELIHLKVDEDETGEITDETFFDMAERLLDDNLQTFGITGSDHDLALAKKNHEPPAPTHGLVIDGFTLRWVLNDRLKQKFLLLCKQCKSVLCCRVSPAQKAAVVAMVKNGLDVMTLSIGDGANDVAMIQEADVGVGIAGVEGRQAAMSSDYAIAQFRFLQRLVLVHGRWSYRRLAESISNFFYKNMVWTFSIFWYEIYCDMDMTYLFDYTYILMFNLFFTSVPVAIMGVLDQDVSDKVSLAVPQLYRRGIERLEWTQLKFWLYMIDGVYQSIMVFFIPYLLFMPGTFLTGNGLGVEDRLRFGAYVAHPAVITINMYILINTYRWDWLMVLIVVISDVFIFFWTGVYTSFTSSAFFYGTAAQVYGEATFWACFFLVPVICLFPRFAIKALQKVYWPYDVDIIREQERMGKFAHLDQVEEASDPLTADTKSDKSKSSKSSRRSKKMPKHVAYGSVDEDLRPIYPPSTATRTTTYNQHSQNGSDSTNYTAHRISLDVPMQARPSIDRARPSYDRMRASMDRVRPSFEASNDFTSAARLSRIESSQSQGGRFRPRLRGLSLTKSANI
- a CDS encoding phospholipid-translocating ATPase, translated to MTTTTTSDGHLDPQALSATQRSRWATQRKSVNSSNNKRNSLLERMGHKKTGSNEKNPPSDGSDPHGDDGQPPQANPEDLNGGEADEDHENRTLFFNQPLPEELLDENGHPTQVFTRNKIRTAKYTPLSFVPKNLWFQFHNVANIFFLFLVILVIFPIFGGVNPGLNAVPLIFIIAVTAIKDAIEDYRRTILDIELNNAPVHRLRNWNNVNVLEGDVSMWRQFKKANSKFFGSIWRATQSLWSKKAKEERAKRKAGPAEDDAPRPSVETHRTRQSMRQSIASPFTGRESFMSAREDIQMTPVPSPSPQATPAQFEMPDQQDAKRAAALSQMKSDIINYNHPPSGARFQKDTWKSLVVGDFVRIYNDEELPADVIILSTSDPDGGCYVETKNLDGETNLKVRQALRCGRGLKHARDCERAEFVIESEGPQPNLYKYNGAIKWKQNVPGYLDDEPEDMTEPITIDNLLLRGCNLRNTEWIVGVVVYTGHDTKIMMNAGITPSKRARIAREMNFNVVCNFGILLIMCLLAAIINGVAWAKTDASLHFFDFGSIGGKPAMSGFITFWAAIILFQNLVPISLYITLEIVRTLQAIFIYSDVEMYYEPIDQPCIPKSWNISDDVGQIEYIFSDKTGTLTQNVMEFKKATINGQPYGEAYTEAQAGMQKRLGIDVEKEGERVRAEIADAKVRALAGLRKIHDNPYLHDEALTFIAPDFVSDLSGESGPEQQAANEYFMLALALCHTVMAEKVDGDKPKMIFKAQSPDEEALVATARDMGFTVLGSSGEGINLNVMGQDRHYQILNTLEFNSSRKRMSSIVRMPDGRIVLFCKGADSIIYSRLKRGEQKELRKTTAEHLEMFAREGLRTLCIAHKEVSEQDYRAWKKEHDAAASALEEREEKLESVAELIEQDLYLIGGTAIEDRLQDGVPDTIALLGNAGIKLWVLTGDKVETAINIGFSCNLLNNDMELIHLKVDEDETGEITDETFFDMAERLLDDNLQTFGITGSDHDLALAKKNHEPPAPTHGLVIDGFTLRWVLNDRLKQKFLLLCKQCKSVLCCRVSPAQKAAVVAMVKNGLDVMTLSIGDGANDVAMIQEADVGVGIAGVEGRQAAMSSDYAIAQFRFLQRLVLVHGRWSYRRLAESISNFFYKNMVWTFSIFWYEIYCDMDMTYLFDYTYILMFNLFFTSVPVAIMGVLDQDVSDKVSLAVPQLYRRGIERLEWTQLKFW